The DNA region CATACACTTGTTTGTAGATATGATGTGAAACGCGaatgtgttttactttaaaaagCTGGATGCAAGTGAATATAAACCATGAGCATGGAACACAGAAAAGTGCCGAGTCATTCTGGGGCTTGATTTCATGGTGGAGTAGACTGGCTTAATTGAGAACATACCCAGGCTCGGAAATTTCCACAAGTCTCGGTTTTCTGGTTCTGGATGTAGCTGGATTTTTACGAGTTACATAAGCTGTGCTCTATAAGACCTTTACTTTGCCTCCAAGGGCAGATTGAACATGGCCGTATGTATGTCGCAGaatgtcatactgtatatttgtgtatttgtcctGGTTTTGTGTCACCTCTTTCTGTAGTTACCGTGAACTGAGACGCAAACAGGAAACACGACAAATCTAAGTGCAAACTTTGTGGTCATGTGGCAACGAGCCATTATCCCTCCTGCAGTGGGTCCTTCAGCGTCAGTGGTGTGTgccgctgcttcctgtggtCAGGCGTCCCTTCCTCTCTACCTGCCTACAGGTATCAGCATGATACAATTGTTGACCTGTGTtttacttgttgttgttgctctttgACCTTTTACTGTCAGATGACTTCAGGTTTCTTCAGTTAAGGGGATTTGTTCCTCTCCAAGTGCTGCTCAAGTGGGACTGGTTGGGTTTCCAGCTGCGAAtgttgttatattttattaccATAACTTAAAAGTTGGTCATCATTAAACTTGGTGCAAACTCTTCAGTTCTAGCACCATGTGCATCTGTGCATCCAGTATTGAGTCGTTTTTAAATACTTCTACAAAGACTGAAAGTCTTAATTGAAATGCATCAAAGCATTCTGTCCTCATGTCCTTAGGCTTCAGTTGACCTTGTGCGCTGGCAAACTAGGACTTCCTGGATTCGTCCTGGACTGACATGTGGTCCAGTGAAGCTCAGCGTGTAGTGCATGACGTGTTTGTGACACTGCTGAGACTGACAAAACCAGCTTATAATGCCAAAACCATATCTCCTTCACAGAGCACACCAAAAGcctcaaatgtgtttttctgactGTAGATGTTTCTtctgaaatgtaaatgaaaggATTTGTTTTACCCTAAGCGAGGCCAAGATATGGCCCTGTGGTGCTTCGCTCACTTGCGTGACCTTTGTAAACTTCCACTATGTTTGAGACTGGGGGATGGGGAGGAGGGTCCCTCAAGGCCTTATAACTGAGAGACGGCAGAGGGTAAAAAATGCAACAAGGGGATCTGTGAAATAAAACTCAAGTAAACTAATCAATATAGAAAATTATTGTTGATGGGTTCCCTGAGTCTACACAATAACAACGGTTACTGATGCTGGTTACTGAAATGGTTATTAAAGATAATTACAGCGGACTTGGTTATGTGGTTAGTGTATGTCTTGCTTTGACTCACATAGAACCGTTTGTTCCCTGTGTGAACAGACAACTTGACACCTTGGAATTAGCAGGGGAGGAAAGTGTGGGTGAAGATGTGTCTAGTCTGGTCTTGCactaagcagaaaaaaaacagtcggGCCTTGACAACGATGAGATTTTGAGGAATTGTAAATATTTGGTCACTCCAGTGAACAATCTGACTCAAATGGGGCATAATTAACATGCTGGATCCGTTCTAAACCTAACTTGTGCTTTTACAGGGGTGCAAGTGCTCGGCTGTTTCTTGGCACCACACACTGGAGGCTTGTTACGTGAAAGGTAATGAATGAACTGTCTGTTTTCATTCCAGTGTTTATACAAGGCTGCCTTCTGTCTGTATCAATCATCCAGTATGAAAGAGTTCAATCTATTAATTTTAGACTTGCTCTTCCCATCTCTCTTAACAGATTGTAAGTTGTGGTTCTTGTCATGTTTCCTATCAACGGTCAGCTGTGGCGCACGTGCACCCGGGTGGCCAAAGTTAATAAGACACGCTCACGAGCACACAAAGAATCTACTTGTCAAAACACAACTATGGTTTTTGTGCTAAGATTGGATGGAGCCTAAACGAAAACTTGCTGTGTCTCATTATCCAGCTGGTGAAGTCTTAGGAAGACGCTGTGAGATTTTCAGATGTgagaattttatgtttaatcaCAAGAGTTgggatgtttcttttttttgtttttttttgggatGTTTTTCGTGATTCATTCATATGATTAAACTCAATGATGTGAAAGATCTCATCATGTTTGTGAAGATTGTCACATCTGAGGTCTGTCAGCGGCCTCTGCCTCACCGTGACTCCTCAGCAGATAGTGACGGAGCAGCTCACCGACATTGATTAGACtcatttgctgtttgtacaCAACACATCTGATTAGTTTAAGAGCCTCTGACAAGATTTTCATTCAGATGCCCTTTGATACATTCCAATGTGTTGTTACATGTTGGGAAGATGCTGATATATTGCtgatatgtttatatatatatataatctgtgtatatatatatatatatatatatatatatatatatatatatatatatatatatatatatatatatatatatatatatatatacacagatgttaagacacgaaagctcctcgccatgcatggagggttccaccccaaatccagcaccctgagactgtaagctagccgcaaggaaggaggccgaagactagtgagcgtgagagccactatccaggatgaaacatccaagatccataagtacatcaaggataaggccccgacagatgacgtgctgagtgaatgtctcaggcagtggagaacagaggatgagatgctggaagagggaccatcatgggaggacaagcccttacacgggatgtaccaccggaacataactgaagtggctgatctcaacaaatcctaccaatggcttgaaagggctgggctgaaggacagcacagaggcactcatcctggctgcacaggagcaggccctgagcaccagagccatagaggcccagatctaccacaccagacaagacccaaggtgtagactgtgcaaagaggcccctgagacggtccagcacataactgcagggtgtaagatgctggcagggaaagcatacatggaacgccataaccaagtggctggcatagtatacaggaacatctgcgcagagtatggactggaaaccccaaggtcaaagtgggaaacacctcccaaggtggtagagaacgagtgagccaagatcctgtgggacttccagatacagacagacagaatggtaatggcgaaccaaccagacattgtggtggtggacaaagaacagaggaaagccgtagtggtggatgtggcaataccaagcgatggcaacatcaggaaaaaggaacatgagaaactagagaaataccaagggctcagagaagaactggagaaggcttggaaggtgaaggccacagtggtgcctgtggtgattggagcactgggggcagtgacccccaaattggaggaatggctacaacagatccctggaataacatctgacatctcagtccagaaaagtgcagtcctaggaacagcaaaggatactgcgcagaaccctcaagcttcctggcctctggtagaggacccgagcttggaaagtggatgagagaccacccgcgtggggtgagaagggagttttatatatatatatatatatatatatatatatatatatatatatatatatatatatatatatatatatatatatatatatatatatatatatatatatatatatatatatatatatatatatatatatggaaaaacggatgagaccacccgcgtggggtaaGAAGGGAGTTATATATAATGATATATCACAGTTATAACTGTTtctaaacaacaaaaatactttaaaggaatgattttcatattttcagGGCCTTTGATGCTTCAGGCATTACTGAGCATGTTTTACACCAGGTTTAATAAACTGGAGCATTTCGTCTTCACGCTGTAATTTTGTACAGATGAGCAGGCAAAGCATGGCGCAGAGCTACCACTGGAGCACGTGTCCCAGTGTGTTCCTCTAAAGCGCTGCATTCTTTTGGATTTCAGAAGGACCCTTCCTTTTCTGCCCCCTGTGCTACTTATTAGACTTACTAGATTTCTGTACCACTCTCATATTGATctacactgtactgtattgcATACATCTGCTGGGTTACATGGGCAACAAAAACTGCATCTGGTTTCTGGAGATTTGAGTCTCACTTAATGAATACTGAGGAGGTCGAATGTAAGACCTAATTTGTGGTACTCCATGTGACATTGGTCTCAGAGGATGGTTGTGTTGTGGTTGTGTTTCtgcacagatgtacagtaattgttaCAGTAAATAGAGCTTAAGATTGCATTTATGGATGCAACAGGGAACTGTGACGAACATTTAAACTCTAAATTCACTTTTCTATTTACATGTTTAATAAAGTTGGTCAGTGAAAACACCGaaaatcattgtttttacattcagaacaaatcagatTTTTCCAGCATTTGTAGAAATTGTGCAAACACTTAAGAAACTAGTACTATATGTAACGTTCTTAAgagtagtaagtaagtaagtataaGAGTAGTTCACATAGGGTTTGCAATTTTAGATTTTTTGTTAGATTCTACAAACAACTGGCATCTAAGTCGTATTTGATAATGTACAACACTACCAGTGGGTGCTCTGGGATGAATCAACTCGAGCATGTTTTAAATCCTCCCAAACAGATACTGTATACTGCTACATAAATGAAGGCAGTCTGCTGcccagaaaacaaacaacaccaaaacaacaacaacaacaacaacaacgtgttGATATGGAGCAAGGATCCAAACACTGAATGCATCACTTCAGACAGCAGATCAAgcatccttcctacctgctgcgatcagactgtacaatcaacaATGTTGACAATGTTAACACCACTTTCACACCAAAACTGATaaaccacccactgcatcagtagTAATAAAGCCTGCTCGGTGCAATATTTGCACAATAttgcaaaactgtgcaatatgtacATAAATGTACACTCTGATCTCTGTTTAGTGTTATACTGTACCAACTCAACCCAGTCTCActgatctgtttctgttttttttacttgccgctgtatttttttttgttctgtacagtatcatactgtgctgttgtgagatgaAATTTCCttattgtgggactattaaaggttttcttatcttcttaTCTTAAGCAAAGGAAGCGGCACCGAACACGAGAACCACGCCAGCAACCGTTGACTCTACAAAGATATTTGACATGAAATCCTCAGTGAACTTCTTTCTAAATAATCTTTTGGCATGAAAACATGTTGAGCCTGAATTTGAGGAGTGATTCACCTTCACCAGCTCAAATGATAGTTTCTGCCTTCAGCTTGCTTTCGAATCAAACCTGTAGCTGCAGGTATGAAAACTGAAGGAATTTTTACGACACTCAACATGCAAATCCAAGGCATGCATGGGCCAATGCTGTGGTGTAaaagaacaacaataataaacttATTTTTGTTCAATTACAGGAACCGATAAATGTGTCAAAAGCCCTTCCAACCACTGACAGCTTGTTCTGATGACAGCACCTTTCAAGCTGTGTGGATAAGTAGAAGAGCGTGGACTTTACTGGCAGCTTTTAAACATAACACAGCTTTGTTTCACAGAAATATGTGAATAAATAGACTAACAGACGGTCTGGATGCGACCAACTAGTTTCACTTTGATTATGACTCTGTGACtctgaggaaaaacacaagatgTACAGGATTAGGATGCAACAAAGAGGTAAAAATGTGATCTGTTTAATGGAcaagttactgtatgtaaaaaatACAAGTGGGAAAATAAACACACCTGCACTTAAAAACAGTAAAGTGGATTATATAGTGACTACATGAATCCTCTGCCACTGTGACAGACATTAAACTGCTAAAAACATTCAAATGCCTTTAGCATCCTTTTGGAGCTGGAGGATCTACAGcaaaacctgctgctgcactcaGACACTCATTATAAGTACAAACAGCTTACTTTGATATACTTCTACAACAATTATTAGATATCTGaaaaatgtattgcttataaaaagGCAGTGGGCCTAATGACTAAAtatgtcaaattaaaaaaatataaaaatgtgaagctCAATCCACAGAGTCTTGGTATGAGGCTAACAGCACAAGAGACTAGTTGTCATtaggctcctccccctcctccttgaGTAAACATGTGCGCACCAGAGCCTCTGTGACGACGTAGGGGTCGCAGTTGGCAGACGGACGGCGGTCCTCGAAGTAGCCCTTCTTGTCCTGCCCCACGGCGCGAGGGATGCGGATGCTGGCGCCGCGGTTGGCTACGCCCGCCGAGAAGGCATCGATGTTTGAGGTTTCGTGGTGCCCGGTCAGACGTCTGGCATTGTCCAGTCCGCCTTTGGGGTCGTACGCCTGAATGTGGTACTTGTGTCTCTTTGCCAGTCTCTCAATCGCCTCCTCGATGACTCTGTGAAGAGCAGACGGCGATTAGGACTCAAAGCGTGACACAACACCCTACCATCTTTAGAAGTGGGGGTCCTTACTTCAGTCCGCCCTCCTCGCGCATGTTCTTTGTGCTGAAGTTGGTGTGGCAGCCagcgccgttccagttccctgTGATAGGTTTGGGGTCAAAGGAAACCACCACGCCGAAGTCCTCACAGACTCTGTGGAGGATGAAGCGAGCAATCCACAGGTGGTCCCCCATGTCAATGCCTTCACACGGCCCGACCTGGAACTCCCACTGAAACACGAGTCACAGCATTATTAATGGAAACCATTTGATTTTGAcatcataacaacaacaactcagtACCTGAGCTGGCATGACTTCAGCATTGGTGCCGCTGATCTGAACCCCGGCATACATGCAGGCTCTGTAGTGTGCCTCCACTATGTCTCGTCCATAAGCCTTATCCGCACCCACTGCACAGTAATAAGGTCCTAGGTAGAAGGAAGCGAATATTAGCACCAAGTTTGCAATAGGCTGTTGGGGTTTTATGTCATGTCAGTTGGATAATTGACAGTTACCTTGTGGACCAGGAAAGCCATTGGCAGGCCAGCCAAAGGGATGTCCGTCTGTCCCCAGAAGGGTGTACTCCTGCTCCATGCCGAACCACGGGTGGTGATGCTGCGCCTCGGTCATGATCCGTTTACATGTGTGCCGCAGGTTGGTTTCTGTTGGAACAGCTTCAGAAATCAGAGGACAGCCCCGGGGGGAGCAGCGCGGCTCAGATGGCTCAGCGCGACCCTTGTTGCTTACCCGTCGGCTTCCGGTTGTACTTGAGCACCTCACACAACACCAGTTTGTTGGGGTCTTTCCTGAAAGGGTCCCTAAACATGGCAACAGGGATCAGGAACATGTCGCTGTTGGAACCCTCAGACTGGTCGGTACTGGAACCGTCAAAGTTCCACTCAGGCAGGTCTACCAAAGAAAGAGGATTCAACCTAATGAGCaactttaacattttaattatagAACCTGTAGGTGTTCCTGATTTCAAAGTCACATACCATCAACCGACTTCGGTTCGGAATCCAAAGTCTTGGTCTTGCAGCGTAGTCCCTCTCCGGAGCCATCTATCCAAATGTACATGGCTTGGACTTTGTCTCCCTGAGGCAGGTCCATGTACTGCTGCTTAACAGCTTTGTTCAGTTTGGAACTTGCTGAGGTAGCCATGTTCTTGACCCTAACGCccggcagagacaggaagacacATGATAAGCCTCACACTGAGGAACTAGGAACTATGATACGTGATGGTGCGTAAACATCGTCAACACGACGCgagacaaaaaaagacaaaaaaactgcCTATTCACAAGATAATGTAGCAACAACACTATCAGTGAACAAGCACTGACTCCTTAATAACAACTTAGACAAAAAGGCAACAAAATGGCAACGGACGAACACGGTGCCGCTAAAGGACCTGTGCATTAAAGggaagtaaacacacaaaacccTGACATTGCAAATTTACACAGGGCGAAGTTTAAGCAGCGCAAAACAAAACTAACTATAGTTTACACACATTTCCGTACAGAAAAGGACACTGTGATACACGAACCATCGCTTACCTGATGTTAAGTATAGAAAAATATCAAACTATGAACTTGGTCTCTAGATGTGCTATCGGTGGGGCTTTCTATTGTTGCTCATTCCTGTTTCTCACGCAACCTCCAGCTCTGCTTTATAGCGTTTCGGAGCATCTCCGCCGCATCTGATTGGCCGAAACAAAACGTGATCAGCCCGTGATGAGGAGATGAGGCAGTCGCTCTGGTCAATAACAAAGCGAGGAACCCAAGAGAAATTTTCATCTACACTAATCAGGAGTCCATGAAAcgttgaaaaacaaacaagagagGATCAGATCAAAAATATAGGGACAAAGAAAAACCGCTGTGACTTTTTGTCCTGCAACAGGcttttttcctcccacagtttGGCCTTTGTggcaacaggaagtaaacaagCGGTGTGCCATCTACTGGCAGGCACCGGAATGACCAGAACACGATGTTCTTTGAGCTTCTTattctacagtatatatttgtgtttgtgtgccaggTAGATGATACATGGTGACATATGTAGAAACGCTGTGAAAAGCGCATATTATGTTATTTGGTCAAGTGGTTCACTGAATTTGATAATCATGCAGGTCTAGTCCAGGATTGTAACTATTTTATTAAATGTACAAAACTAACAAAAGTaacagaaaaaggcagaaaatactgtaaaagaatgtgaaaaaaaacttttagtAGTAGTAAAGTATTAGCTTGCTGGCAGATGAACTGCATTCCTGTTTACACAGTGAtccagtttgttgtttttttctgcagtgtGATGTTTAGTGAACTACTCAAACCACCAGTGATAGCAAAGTTTGCTTTAAGACCGGTTTGATTGTGAGCTCACCTATGGAACGAGCTAAACAAGCAGACACAAGTACATTTCTGCTGGCACACTACTGTTTGTGTGATATAGATCCGtcatttcatattttataaATTTCATATAAAACCTTTATTTTAGGGATAAGCTCAAATACAGTAACTGCAGAATCAGCAGGATGGCTTTGCTGACCCAAAAAACGTTAAGCAATCGAGTTTTCAGCCACTTCTACTGTAGTATTTCTATCATACACAACTTTTACTTATTCTTTCATTTCAACTTTGTTTATTTCACCCTGTTCTGTATTTCACCTTTGTGTTGTAAAAAGCTGGTAGTAGATTTGAAAACAAATTGTTAAGGTTGCCTGACTGTAACAGCTGTATTTATTACATACACATGTGACATGCACTATAATGATATTTGGCAGTTGTGCAGTGGTGATTATAAGCAGAATTAGTAAAGAAAACTAGGCCGACAAGTTTTTGTTCTCATCAGTCCCTCCTGAAACAAGCTGGGAGCAGCAACATCAGCTCTTGACAGCTGAACCCAGAGATTCATTTGCGATAAACAAATTATTCCACTCTGGCTGCACAATAATTAATTGCTGCTTGATTTTCTGCAGGGCAGGTCATCTTCAGGTGTGAACACACGTGTCTGAGTTTTGAAATTATGGTCTGTGACTAACAGGAGGCTTTTAAGTTAGGGAAGGCTGGTACACATTCATGCTAAGGAGGCCCTTGTGTAGTGATTTCAAACATTTGAGGAACTGAACTTTAAAACTCAGCAAGTATGTGGTCTATATGATTTGAATTTTCCAGGAAGTTTAATTTAAAGGATACAGAAATCCACAACTTTCAAAGTCAGGGCATAAAATACATAGACTGATATACGCTTTTAAGTGAATGGTGCATCATTCATTTTGACCCAACATGTTAGCTTTATGAAGGTGCATGCACTCAAAACGTTTACCAAACCTCAAACCTCAAACTGGTTTCATTCTGACTGACTTGAGGAACAAGAAAGTGCCAACTCAATGTCTTTCTACTCACACGTGAAGTACTGATTGCAAAAAACATACCTTTCATGGGTTTCTGGTCTTCTTCTGGTCTTGTTTTATTCTAAAACacatacacgtgtgtgtgtgtgtgggggggggggtcctgcaccataaaaaagcaccaaaacacaaaaagcagagagaaggaAACACATGGGGAATGAGACTGGCACTGAGGATAACTTGGCATTGAGCTGCCCATTTAAGGCAGCAAATGATGAAAATGGCCAAAAGGCTGGTGATTATGTGAGtacaataaataacaaatgaatTTGTGATTAAAGAGTAAGATGAGCAAAACAAAGAGCTGCTTATTCCAGTCAGCTCTCCATTTCCAGGAAGGATAGTGCAGTGACAGCTCCTTATAGTTTTGTGCATTTCACCTTTTGAGGCATAGATACATGAGGTGTTCTGGTAAAGCCACAGAAAATGCTGTAGTATCAAAGCTCTGTGTCGTTATCATGGTACAGAAATTGCTTTTACCATTTTCTTCTGTAGTCATATGTTGACATCTAGTGGCTAAAAGTCAGAACGACAGGTATCTTTTCAGTCAGTTTATTTTTCCTACCTAGCCCTGCTCAACCTTATATAATAAGGAAGAGTATTCTTCAAAAAGGGCTGCAAATGGTTCCATAGTTTGCATAAAACACTGTTACTTTGCTTTTTGTATAGTAATAGTGTCTCTTGATAAATGAGCCCAACTGTTTCATAAATATATACACAGCTTGTCATTTAAGTCCCATAATCTTGTTCTAGGTAGCATCAAAACATTAGTTCTGCACAGTTCATTTCACTAGGCCTGAGCTCAAATGTTATGTCAAAAATGAGATAAGTTCACAGAAAAGTATAAATGCCAAAAAACCTTCATCTGATGGTATATGAATACCAtaaacactctattctcaccctccgcgggtggtctcatccactttccaagctcgggtcctctaccagaggccagggagcttgagggttctgcgcagtatccttgctgttcctaggactgcacttttctggactgagatttcggatgtt from Betta splendens chromosome 4, fBetSpl5.4, whole genome shotgun sequence includes:
- the glulb gene encoding glutamine synthetase translates to MATSASSKLNKAVKQQYMDLPQGDKVQAMYIWIDGSGEGLRCKTKTLDSEPKSVDDLPEWNFDGSSTDQSEGSNSDMFLIPVAMFRDPFRKDPNKLVLCEVLKYNRKPTETNLRHTCKRIMTEAQHHHPWFGMEQEYTLLGTDGHPFGWPANGFPGPQGPYYCAVGADKAYGRDIVEAHYRACMYAGVQISGTNAEVMPAQWEFQVGPCEGIDMGDHLWIARFILHRVCEDFGVVVSFDPKPITGNWNGAGCHTNFSTKNMREEGGLKVIEEAIERLAKRHKYHIQAYDPKGGLDNARRLTGHHETSNIDAFSAGVANRGASIRIPRAVGQDKKGYFEDRRPSANCDPYVVTEALVRTCLLKEEGEEPNDN